The following proteins come from a genomic window of Flavobacteriales bacterium:
- a CDS encoding MerR family transcriptional regulator yields MSPYMMRFHIRDLEQFTGVKAHTIRVWERRYGLLKPDRTDTNIRTYDIDELKTILNVAYLNQRGHKISRIAAMPQADRDRAVREAALAESSTDGLLNTLVMAMLTFDEELFERSCDAHEHENGFRSLMENVLVKLLERIGVLWQSSAICPAQEHFVSNLVRQRLIVGAARLPRVAGGGPLNVLYLPEEEIHELGLLYLHYLLRAKGERTVYLGQSVPRGDLVQVAGLYAGPIRFITLLVVRPGPDEALDYLRALRASMPDERMSFVAAGMPLHGIMPEDAPPGFTLHRDLASTITAIAGPR; encoded by the coding sequence ATGAGTCCGTACATGATGCGCTTCCACATCCGCGACCTGGAGCAATTCACCGGGGTGAAGGCCCACACCATCCGTGTGTGGGAGCGGCGCTATGGCCTGCTGAAGCCTGACCGGACCGACACCAATATCCGCACATACGACATCGATGAGCTGAAGACGATCCTCAATGTAGCCTACCTGAACCAGCGTGGTCACAAGATCTCCCGGATCGCGGCCATGCCCCAAGCTGACCGCGATCGCGCGGTGCGTGAAGCCGCATTGGCCGAGTCTTCGACCGATGGCCTGCTGAACACCTTGGTGATGGCGATGCTCACCTTCGATGAGGAGCTCTTCGAGCGGAGCTGTGATGCGCATGAACACGAGAACGGCTTCCGCTCGCTCATGGAGAACGTCCTGGTGAAGCTACTGGAGCGCATCGGCGTGCTGTGGCAGAGCAGCGCGATCTGCCCAGCGCAGGAGCACTTCGTGAGCAACCTGGTGCGTCAACGGCTGATCGTTGGAGCCGCCCGTCTGCCAAGGGTTGCTGGTGGGGGGCCGCTCAATGTGCTCTACCTGCCGGAAGAGGAGATCCATGAACTGGGCCTGCTCTACTTGCATTACCTGCTGCGCGCGAAGGGTGAGCGCACGGTCTATCTCGGCCAGAGCGTGCCGCGCGGCGACCTGGTGCAGGTGGCCGGCTTGTACGCCGGGCCCATCCGTTTCATCACGCTGCTGGTGGTGCGACCTGGACCGGATGAGGCGCTCGATTACCTCCGCGCATTGCGGGCATCGATGCCCGATGAGCGCATGAGCTTCGTTGCAGCAGGCATGCCCCTGCACGGGATCATGCCCGAAGACGCACCGCCCGGATTCACATTGCACCGCGACTTGGCCAGCACGATCACGGCTATCGCCGGTCCGCGCTAA
- a CDS encoding FAD-binding protein: MASTSPRIEVSDPIYRDLLNALGADGISRSEEMRSAYGHDETEDLSFPPAVVARPTSTEQVSAVVRICAENHIPITPIGGRTGLSGGALSVRGGVGLALDRMNAIEEIDERNLQVTVQPGVITQVLQEAVSAKGLYYPPDPSSRGSCTIGGNIAENAGGPRAVKYGVTRDFVLNLEVVLPNGEVIRTGSNTLKNATGYDLTRLLVGSEGTLGVITKAVLRLVPMPKETRLMLVPFASAEKACEAVSATFRAGVTPSAMEFIERDAVAWTMKHTDGLPSQLSTAPGAYLLIEVDGDHADAIMRDCETIVGVMEMHEAGEVLFAETTAEKDALWRMRRSVPVSVKAHSVYKEEDTVVPRYELPRLLKGVKEVGARYGFSSVCYGHAGDGNLHVNIIKGELTDAFWENELPKAIREIFELTVSLGGTLSGEHGIGLVQRPYMCIAFNTAQLELMRAIKRAFDPHGIMNPGKVLP; this comes from the coding sequence ATGGCAAGCACCAGTCCCCGTATCGAAGTGAGCGACCCCATTTACCGGGACCTCTTGAACGCACTCGGTGCTGATGGCATTTCGCGCTCCGAGGAGATGCGCTCTGCTTATGGCCACGACGAGACCGAAGACCTCAGCTTTCCGCCCGCTGTGGTAGCGCGGCCCACGAGCACCGAGCAGGTGAGCGCGGTGGTTCGGATCTGCGCGGAGAATCACATTCCGATCACCCCCATCGGCGGCAGGACCGGACTCAGCGGGGGCGCCCTCAGCGTTCGCGGCGGTGTGGGCCTCGCCCTGGACAGGATGAATGCCATCGAGGAAATCGATGAGCGCAACCTGCAAGTGACGGTGCAGCCGGGCGTGATCACCCAGGTGCTGCAGGAGGCCGTGTCCGCCAAAGGCCTTTACTACCCGCCCGACCCCAGCAGCCGCGGCAGCTGCACCATCGGCGGCAACATCGCGGAGAACGCCGGCGGACCGCGGGCCGTGAAGTACGGCGTCACGCGCGACTTCGTGCTCAATCTCGAGGTGGTGCTGCCCAATGGCGAAGTGATCCGGACTGGTTCCAACACTTTGAAGAACGCCACCGGCTACGACCTCACCCGCCTGTTGGTGGGCAGCGAAGGCACGCTCGGTGTGATCACCAAGGCCGTGCTGCGGCTGGTGCCCATGCCGAAGGAGACGCGCCTCATGCTGGTTCCCTTCGCCAGCGCGGAGAAGGCGTGTGAAGCCGTGAGCGCCACCTTCCGAGCCGGGGTGACGCCCAGCGCCATGGAGTTCATCGAGCGCGACGCGGTCGCATGGACGATGAAACACACCGATGGCCTGCCTTCACAGCTCTCAACGGCTCCGGGCGCTTATCTGCTCATCGAGGTGGATGGCGACCATGCCGATGCGATCATGCGCGACTGCGAGACCATCGTAGGGGTGATGGAGATGCACGAGGCGGGCGAGGTGCTCTTCGCCGAGACCACAGCTGAGAAGGATGCCCTGTGGCGCATGCGGCGCAGTGTGCCCGTGAGCGTGAAGGCGCACAGTGTCTATAAGGAAGAGGATACCGTGGTGCCACGCTATGAGCTGCCTCGCTTGCTCAAGGGCGTGAAGGAGGTCGGTGCGCGTTATGGCTTCAGCAGCGTGTGCTATGGCCATGCCGGTGATGGGAACCTGCACGTGAACATCATCAAAGGCGAGCTTACCGATGCTTTCTGGGAGAACGAACTTCCTAAAGCCATCCGTGAGATCTTCGAGCTCACCGTATCGCTCGGCGGCACGCTCAGCGGAGAGCACGGCATCGGCCTGGTGCAGCGGCCCTACATGTGCATTGCCTTCAACACGGCCCAGCTGGAGCTCATGCGCGCGATCAAGCGAGCCTTTGATCCGCACGGGATCATGAATCCCGGCAAGGTGCTCCCTTAG
- a CDS encoding AI-2E family transporter: MPFAPGIDTLQRYVHTLLALVLTVVVLFYGRDLILQLLVSGLLAFLLLPLARGVERKLPRWAGALVATLLLVLLVLGLFFVIGWQLAGFGKELPLLQERFAAKGEWLLTWLQEQTDMDRRAQITWFNEHLSGVASWGGQAAVKLFQGTGSVLAAIAPIPVFVFLLLLLKDRFRTFFARLGTTREGAVLDVMVRISALSRKYVQGVVTVALIFGSLCAIGFALLGLKYALLLGFMLAVLNVVPYVGALLGSLLPIFVALVTKDSYSAAIAALAVVLVAQALDNNFITPKVVGSSVSINPLASLVALIGFGMLWGVAGMLLAIPITGMLKVVCDSVPSLEPWGYLLGEEIETPKEKRFHIRLKRKGDGVKRDAK; this comes from the coding sequence CTTCGCACCTGGAATTGATACCCTGCAGCGCTATGTGCACACTCTCTTGGCGCTGGTGCTCACGGTGGTCGTGCTCTTCTACGGCCGCGACCTGATCCTGCAATTACTGGTGAGCGGGCTGCTCGCTTTCCTGCTGTTACCACTGGCGCGCGGCGTGGAGCGAAAGCTGCCGCGTTGGGCGGGTGCGCTGGTGGCCACCTTGTTACTGGTGCTGCTGGTCCTGGGCCTCTTCTTCGTAATCGGCTGGCAACTCGCGGGCTTCGGCAAGGAACTGCCCCTGCTGCAGGAGCGCTTCGCTGCGAAAGGGGAGTGGCTTCTCACCTGGTTGCAGGAACAGACCGATATGGACCGCCGCGCGCAGATCACTTGGTTCAATGAGCACCTCAGCGGCGTAGCGAGCTGGGGGGGCCAGGCTGCCGTGAAGCTCTTTCAAGGCACCGGTTCCGTGCTGGCGGCTATCGCGCCCATTCCGGTCTTCGTGTTCCTGTTGCTCCTGCTGAAGGACCGCTTCCGCACCTTCTTCGCCCGCTTGGGCACCACACGCGAAGGAGCCGTGCTCGATGTGATGGTGCGCATCAGCGCGCTCTCACGGAAGTACGTTCAAGGCGTGGTCACGGTGGCGCTCATCTTCGGCTCCCTTTGCGCGATCGGTTTCGCGCTCCTCGGTCTCAAGTATGCGCTGCTGCTGGGCTTCATGCTCGCGGTGCTCAATGTGGTTCCGTACGTAGGCGCGCTGCTGGGCAGCTTGCTCCCGATCTTCGTGGCGTTGGTGACGAAGGACAGCTATAGCGCGGCCATCGCCGCCTTGGCCGTGGTGCTCGTGGCACAGGCGCTCGACAACAACTTCATCACCCCCAAGGTGGTGGGCAGCAGCGTGAGCATCAATCCGCTCGCGAGCCTGGTGGCGCTGATCGGCTTCGGCATGCTCTGGGGCGTGGCCGGCATGCTGCTCGCTATCCCCATCACCGGCATGCTGAAGGTGGTGTGCGACAGCGTTCCTTCGCTTGAGCCCTGGGGCTACCTGCTCGGCGAAGAGATCGAGACGCCGAAGGAGAAGCGCTTCCACATCCGGCTCAAACGGAAAGGTGATGGGGTGAAGAGGGATGCGAAGTGA